In Salvia miltiorrhiza cultivar Shanhuang (shh) chromosome 4, IMPLAD_Smil_shh, whole genome shotgun sequence, the DNA window GATGAAACATTTGTTAGCAGACGACATACTTGTGATGCCATGAAGAGCCATCTTGATGGAATGAAACAGTCGTAGCATAATGTTGCATTCCATCCGGACCCTTGATTTCTACCTATTTTTTATGCGAAACAAGCATAAATCTCCGGCCAATGGAGGAGGAGACGATGGGTGTAAAGATGCTTTCATTGTAGTATTTGATTAGGTATGGATAAGGTAAGGGGGTATGGGCTATATGGTCAACAATGGTAAAGTAGCTTTGTGAATCTTGGGGAATCAATCCTTTTGTcacaagaaataaatcatcactaaattatttcatgtggagtaattttttgttgttgtttaatACTAGAGATTCTCCTCTTATTCTTTACAAATGccatcttttttccttttcttaatTAGTATAAACCATGTACGTTTGCTTTATGTTCTTCCATCTACTTGTGTATTTGAGAAGATCACAAGTTGATTAATCTCAAGAAAATAATGTAgtcttttcttttatataaattacacgagtaaataaagaaaataatatagTTTTAAACATGCAAAAATGTGATGTTGTGATATCTTTTACATAGGAGCGCAAATTGTAATGAAATCAAGATGGAATTTGTTGGTCGGGCTTCGTCTTACTAACTAAGTTGCGCTTCATTGTCACGACATGTGATTGACtaagtttattttttaataaattgataAGCCCATTTGTCCCATCCATTTATTTGGAATATAGCAAACATTAAATGTGCTTGTAAGTTATGTTTTTGGTCAAAACTACTGTTGAAATTCAACTACTaaattattacaaaaataatttgaaatgaTGTATAAAATGTGAGGTTCAAATCATTCATTTCCCAACTCGTCTCCCCTACTCAAAGAAATTAAAATGTTTCATAAtctttattgttattttgaaaaaaagaaggaaaaataagCTTGGTGGTGAAAGCGACTTGGGCTCGAAGTGAGCGTGGGATGGTCCCACTAATAAATATGAAGGTGGGCCAGGCCCAAGTACTTCTCCCGCGTTGGCCCATTAGTTCCGTACCCTATTGGCTTTTGGTGACTTCAAATAACAATTACAAATGGACTGTGGGCCCTCTTTTGGGGTATACATTTCTATTTAACCCTAAATGGCCTATGAAGAGGTTACGGGCCTTGcactattaatattattattacatGGAATTACGGAGgttggatttttatttttattttgtgattgaaaaaataattttaaaatatcgtGTGACGACGAATTCGAATATAAGACTTTTAATCTCAAAATTAATCACATTACTACTAGATCGATTAacgcattaaaaaaaaaaggttaattgCACATAAATTACTAAACTTTCGATCACATGAACTTCAAATTTTTTATCGAAATTACTGagctattaatttttttttctcgtttTTCATATTTACcaattttcatcaaagtaagttaaataacataattataCTCGCTTGGCATAAATATGCTCACATGTCATAAATATAATCATGTGGCAAAATAGAACCAACATCATATTGTATAGTTGGAtggaaacgatgtcgttttagGCCCAAAATTTGATCGAAAAATGGACAAGTATGCAACACGAGAAAtaattaatagttgagtaattttagtAAAGATTTCAAAATTTGTGCATAAAATGAAGATTCgttgaaagttcaataatttatatgcaattaacccttacaAAAAATATCATGTCTTGTGTGTACTAGCCGACAAATTGAGTGAGAATACAAATTCATAACTTTTAAGTGACAAAGGCGATTTTACCATTTAGATAATTAGATAATCTCGAAGAATATAAGTGGGGTATTCTCATAGTTGGTCCTCTATAGATGTTGATTGACatattgaatttaattatttaggGGAGGGGAAATAATTTTCCATTAGAATTATGAGAGGTTTTATTTATACCTTACCATTTTGGTGATATTTAAAAAAACTAACCAGCCAAGCCCTAGTATTTTTTTCCTTCCAAAAACTTGAAATGTTTTGGATTTTAGAAATTCTTATAGTTCCAACATAAGCAAAATGCGATAAGATTAAATATTGAAACTTTGAAAGTAGTTTAATAGTCATAAGAATTGTGTGAGATCGTGATCATCCACTATAATCAAATTTATGTAAGAGAATATTTATATCGAATCCAAATTTACATATAAAAAATTTGTGTGCAGAATTGTgccaaaaaaaaagggaaaaaaaaaaaaactgtcgGCTATATATGATATGATCAAatgatattaaaaatatatacataaattatatatatttataacttTATAATAAAGCACatataaaactatatatatatataaaaaaaaaaactattgcAACATAGTACTACGTGTACTTTGCATCAAATTTAAGGGCCAAGAAAGAGCTGGATGTATGTGGGTCTAAATTTTCGAACAAACTTTATTCTCTAtcagaaaaattaaatattaacatAGATGCTGCATgccctttatttatttttcctaaaCTAGTTAGGAATCTTGTCTTTATTTTTTACCTAGTATTTTCCTTTTCTGTTtggttttttcttctttttctgcaCAATTGAATATAGTCAGAGCACAGTGATAAATGACTGGCGgaagagaaaatatatttattatgaagCACCTAAAAACGTGGGAATTTTCCACAGCTCTCACAGTAATTTTGTTGAAGCATTTATTTTGAAGCATTTTTATGAAGAGCTCAGTTTTGATAAGATAAAGTGATAAACATtagatatttgaattttttgatTGAAAGAAAATATTACAAGACGATATTAGAAACTAGTTTTGGGTCTTTCTAAGACTCTCTTAATTATTTAGTATACGATTATCTTTCTAATATGCATATCTAAATATTGGCTGTTAAATTATCTTGAGTAGAAAAAAGACAAGAAAGAAAGCATATATGTGTATTTGAAAGATATCTTGAGATTTGATTGAAAAAGAACCTCATTAAACATTTATTAATTTCATCAAGAATATACCTAAATCCACCGCATACCTCTTGCATTCTTATATTCAATGCACATAACCATCTCCATCCATATCCTAATTcacgtatatatatttttaataacttGACGATATTCTAAAAGAGTTTgactttattaattattttcttctttATAAATAACTTGATGATCAAAGTGGTAAAGTGGTTAATAATGTCTGATCAAAGTTCTCGGATTCAAATTCATataaacttatatatatttatagattttttttagtaaatactCTTAGCTTGTTTGGGATGTAACACTATGTTATATAAGCATCTCATCCTTGAAAAGCTTTCacaaattatttttactatgCCATTATGCTAACCCTTCTTTTCATTAAAGGTTGAAAACAAACATTTGATTAATACAGTAAAAAGTAAAGAAAGTAATTAAATGGTTAATTAGTTTATTTATAAAAGACACAAAATTTTGGGTACatctgggtgtaccgtacaaccggatTGATCTGTACTTagaatagtattatttatatggatTGGGTTAGGATATGGGTTCAAATAAGGGTAAAAGCTATTTTCTCGATCGGTAAGACAATTATATTTTGCCCAAGATTTTTGGTGTTTAgggcatgacatgaaattggaATTTTTGGATATTGCTCATGATCACTTCTAAGGCTATAAATTGTTTAGTGTTTTTGAGACGTGCAGAGTTCAATTTCCCTATTAAATTCAaccatatttaatttaaatatcatTCTCATTGTAAGGACGAAAAACTTTATCTGaaaatgaaatttaacatgaattcGTAAAACAAGAAGagtgaaattaatatttttttcaaaaatattgatCTCATTTCCAACTTAATTCCACCAGTCTCAATCCATCCAAATATGAAAATTGCCAAACAATTAATTAGTGGTTTTGACCATCAATCACTTATTGCCttattggggggggggggggggctgttTCATTTAAACCTAACTATATTATTTCTCAAACTATATAGTTATAATTATGGCTTTCGTATTATAGTTGAAAACGGTTCTTCACAAAGAAAGGTTATAAAgatatgtaaaaaaaatacgaaCACAAGTGAAAGTGACATCAGTAGTGGTTTGCTAAAAGAGGATATGGAAGCATAATAAAATGCCATATATGGTTTTTTATTTTcccaaaaatttatatattaattgtgaAACATTTTAAGATAATGCATGGTATATAATAAAACAATTCCACTACCCATATAAAGACAAAACACAAAGACAAAGATCGATTTTACTAAAAAAAGCTCTCAAGCTCCTAATGATGACGGACACTCTCACACTTGTCAATTTAGGGAGGAATTATATATGAAATTgcaaaccctaatatttttgtgatatttatcttataaaaataataatgatcataaaaaaaaacatcattGTTTATATAAACAAGTGTGATTCTATAAATGAAAAAGTATGCTACGTTATATATACACTGCAAATTCTTAGtactaattaatataattattgtcAGATTTTTAGACGATGAAGAGAAATTTTATGGGGGTGGTTTTCCCTAAACCCGTCCagaaatattataaatatttatgaataataaatagtaaaatCTATTTGTTCAATTCATCACAACGTttacaaaattgaaaaacatGCATGAAGTATTACTAACCAGAAAGAAAGCGAATTTAAATAAGTTATTTTCTAAAATATGATGATGGCGACGATCATATATTATATccataaattatgaattgtaGATGCCAGTAATTATCAGCAAGTATTAGTACAATTTAAGATGATTAAAGTGAAGTTCAGTGGGGgagcaaattaaaatttaaataaaaaaataaagaaaaaagtgATCACTAGTTTGCCTGGAACGGCGCCGTAATATGCTACAAAGGTCGTGCATAGAAACCAGCTTTGAAGGAATTAATGTCATGTCATATTTACTTCACTTGTTTACTTTTTAGTgattaaaacaaacaaaaatttaaTCAAGCTCGATGatacttttattattattataaattcttaaaatcGTATCATTTTAAAGGTGAAATTATTTGAGGTGAATTTGATTACAATTGTGAATTAGAAGCCAGATTCTAGTGTGAATTGTTGCTAATTTCCTTTAAAATGCAAGATGATTCAAGATGATTCAAGGttggagtattatatatttagaCTTCGAATCCTTGAATGCAAGATGATTCAAGGTTggagtattatatatgtaagttgtaatttttattttccttattttttataCATTTGCAAAACTATAATTTTGTCGATCCATTTATCAAATTATGGCTCCGCTCATGTTTGCATGCCTACGGAGAACTAACTAATTAATTCTTGAGAAtgtttttcttctctttttcttcgcAAATCATATTTCTTTACTCTGTGCTTACATAAAACAAAACCTTATTTCAACGTAGATTCAATTATCACAaatttacaatcttataatctTCTTCAAATTAGATTCATATGTATTATTTGCTGAAATGAaaactttattaaaaaaaaactcctaaaaatacaaaaatactgGTCAAAggccgaacctcgttaaaacctcatatGTATTATATATCATTGAGCTTTGGGGGCGGGGGTCTTCGCTTTTCACTTAAATCTCATTTAAACTTGATTTCTTGGCATAAAAATCATTAGCCCAATAATAATATTAGTTGAATATTAGTAAAGATCCAAGAAAATTGGAATAAAAAAGTATAGTGGCCAACTTTACCCTCCCTACCACCAACCTAGAAAGTGGGAGAAAAGGGGTGGACAATAATAAGAGGTATTGCAATAAATGCACATGTCATGCAAATAAAATTGCAACATTTTTGCTAGCAAATCTCATGAATGCATTATACCATGTGCTTAACACCTCAATAGCCACTTGTTAACTCGGCAACTCTCATTTAAATAATTCAACCTACAttgtaattaaatatttctcTACGTGGTTGTATTATTTTCCTACCAGTTGTTTCCTCTTTCTGAAAATCTGATTATTGGGGAATTTTATTATTAagaatttaattagttttatttaatGGTATGCCATTGCTATAAACATGTACTAGTATGTACTACAAGATGCAAAAAGTGAACTGTAATCATGAGTTTATAGATAGTGATTTACGTATTTTGTATAATTTGTAATGACGAGTTTCATTTGTaatcatgaatttatccaatGCATATCCAATGACGAGTTTCATTTTATCAAAAAGAATATTTAATAGATATTACATAATATCTTAGAAGGTGTTTatgaattataaaaataatggaTTAAGAGTCAATAGGGTTGATTTTTTTTACGAATAACTTTGTTTGTGATTGATAACACAATggtcttcttttttctttctaattacAAAAATAAGCACACATCAAGTTATTTTCATTtgaaactactccctccgtcccatgaagcgtgacccatttcttttcggcacgagaattaagaaattggtattttgtgtgttaagtgtggtaggtgaaaaggtaaaaaggtgaataaagggtaatttttttgctatttttagaaacaggtcaagcttcgtgggacaatccaaaaaggaaaatgggtcatgcttcgtgggacggagggaatattataTATTGCATTTAAATAATCAATTCCTAATTTAATTGAGATTATTTCTTAATAAGTATCCTCGTTCTCAATTCTTTCTTAGTTTTGACTTTAATTAGTTGCTTaactaattaaacttaattaagatTATGAtgtcaaaatttttaaataagacAAGCCATTAAAGTATGCATTTATTAAGCGCGTATGAAATCTCatttaaacttttattttttgggcAGGAAGAAAATAGTAGTCCGACACAAACTAATGTATGCAAAATTAactaatttttgaaaaagtaaaaaagtaACATAGGTCATGATTTAACTTGGTAGTTAATTTGATTTAAGGCAAGAAAATCCATTGATTTATgataaataatttgtatttaaatctCTAGCTTTATGGAGACTCAATTGTATTTAAATCTTTACTTTATTAAGTCAAGAAATCTTCTGCCAAGGAAATAAAATCCTCTGCCAAGGAAATAAAATCTCCAAAAATTTACCTTAAagagaaataattaataaattttagctTCAACCATAAATTTTTACCAATTTTATAAcgcagaaaataattattattttatctaaatATATTTGGCTGGCGTGGGGTTAGTTAAGCTCACAGGTGAGCTGGATCCACACTCAACGAAGTGACCCACTATCAAATGAAAATACCAAGAAAAATAAAGATCAATTATaccatataaaatattaaataaaaaaataaataaaaggagtAAATTCCCAAAAtcaagaaggaaaaaaaagaggaacttcAATTCCTCAATCTCACAACACACAAACACATATAAAAGCAGCAAATTTCCTTAAGCTCGTCCTCTTCTCTCACTACTTCCctttataaataaacaaaatccAATCTTGAAGAGACCCCTTTTATTTCCTCTTTATTCTATTATATGGGTGCTTTGAATTTTCAGTGACTGCATATGAATTATGTTAAAATAGCTCGAAACATGTGATTTTCAGCATATATCTTATGCGGGTTGTGTGAATTTCCTGGAATTATTGAGTTGTTTTGTTGAATTTGGCCCTAAAAAAATGAATCTTGGAGTCAATTCCATGTCTTTAACTACTTCAAGTGCTTCTTGGAAGTCCGGCGACGCAGTTTCCGACCAATTTCCGGCGGGGTTGAGAGTTCTCGTCGTCGACGATGACCCCACTTGTCTTAGGATCTTGGAAAAGATGCTGAGGAATTGCCGCTATGAAGGTAAACTATGTCTGAAATCAAGCAtgtttttaattgatttttgcTGGTTATGTTTGATTCTTGTAGTTTAAGATGTTGCTTATAAAGCTCAAATACCTATGTGTTTTGATGAGTGTGGATGAATTACAGATCTTATAGCAGAACTAGTGTTTTTCCAGCAGTTTAGTGTGTGTGAGCTTTAGATTTGATTGTGTGATTGATTAggggttttttttgttttagagagagaagaagtaGATGTTTGGAATCAgaaatctagagagagagagagagagagagagagttgattTGTAGATCTTGTGAGGGAATCCAAATGTAGTGGAGCTTGCTGTTTCATTGCCTTAGCTAACAATTATTGTGGAATCTAGTTCTTTTAACTCAGCTTTCACTAGGCTAGTTGGTTGTTTAGGTCAGTGATCTCTTGCTTTTGGGGTTTCAGTTACCAAATGCAGTCGAGCTGAGGTCGCGTTGAAGTTACTTAGGGATAACAAGGATGGATTCGACGTTGTTATTAGCGATGTCCACATGCCGGATATGGATGGTTTTAAGCTTTTGGAGCACATTGGGTTGGAGATGGATCTGCCAGTCATTAGTAAGTAGTGGCTTCTAAATTCTTTGATCGTTTTCGTTCTTACCTATACGTCGTTGTTTTTCTAATTCTTGATCGTTTTGTGGTTGTTTAGTGATGTCGGCTGATGACAGCAAAAGTGTCGTGATGAAGGGTGTCACTCATGGTGCTTGTGACTATCTGATAAAGCCGGTTCGGATGGAGGCATTGAAGAACATATGGCAGCATGTGGTTCGTAAGAAGAAGTACGAGTGGAAGGAGAAGGATATGGAACAGTCGGGGAGCGTGGAAGATGGAGGAGAGCGGCAGCAAAAGCCTTCGGACGATGCTGATTACTCCTCTTCAGCTAACGAAGGGAATTGGAGAAGTTCGAGAAAGAGGAAAGAGGAGGAGGATGACGGTGATGACAAGGATGATTCGTCTACATTGAAGAAACCGCGTGTTGTTTGGTCTGTTGAGCTGCACCAGCAATTTGTGACCGCTGTTAATCAACTTGGGATCGACAGTACGTCTCTAGACCCTTTCCTTTTTGCATCTCTTGGCTGTGATGTTTCTGGTTTCGTTGTCCTTTGCTACTAGATTCGCGGAATTAGTTTAATTTAATCTTACGCATAAATGttaaaacaaaacaataaataaagaaGGCATCGAATGGTAGAGAGACATTAGTACAAAAGGAAAGAGATACCTATAGCTTATAACTTCTATGCTAAAGTTATGGCCAAACAAATCAAACTCGGATAATTTTAGTGCTCCAAGAGATGTTATTTGGTCGCATCGTGATAATTTACATATTAGTGAAGTAAGTGATAAATCTTAAGAGATCTCAATTACTATTATAAGTTTATAACTTGGTAGTTGCAGTTCAACAGTATGAAAATGTATTCTTGTTTTAATGGAGTTTATTTGAGAAAGTTTCTGAGATGATGATTTACGTACTTGTATTCGTTGTGCTCCAATTCTTTCCACGAAAACAGAGGCTGTGCCGAAGAAAATCTTGGAATTAATGAATGTCCCGGGCCTCACTAGAGAGAACGTTGCAAGCCACCTTCAGGTTGGTTGAAATCAGAACCTTGCTCGTTTTTTGCTTTCTAAGTAATCGTTTATTAGAGCCTCCTCGTAATTCCTCTGAAATTCGACAATTGAACGATGCAGAAATATCGTCTTTATCTTAGAAGGCTTAGTGGACAACCCCAGAATGGACTCGGGAACTCGTTTCTTGGACCCCAGGATGGAGGTTTTGGTTCGATGAGTTCGCTCAACGGCCTCGATCTTCAAGCTCTTGCTTCTTCGGGTCAAATCCCAGCTCAAAGCCTTGCAACGATCCAAGCTGCAGCGCTTAGTAGGGTGACCAACAAATCCGGTATATCTGTGCCCCTTGTCGATCAACGCAACAACATCTTCAGCTTCGATAATCCAAACATCAGGTTTCTAGATGGGCAGCAACACCATAACAATGGTAAGCAAGTGAATCTACTCCACGGAATCCCTACTAATATGGATTCGAAACAGCTTGCTGCTATGCACCAGTCTGCGCAGCCCTTTGGCAATATGCACATGAACGTCCACTCGCAGTCAGGCCAAAGCAATTCTTTGCTCACGCAGCTGGTTCAACCGCAGTCGAGGACACAAATGTTAAACGAAGTTGGCAGCAACCAGGTCTTGAATCTTCCATCATCCGTGGGGCAACCAGGTTTGTCTCAGGCGATCCCCGGATCTGTCTTCAGCCGGTATGGAATTGATAATGTTCGTGCTCCGACATACGCGTCTCTTTCCCAGCCCTCGTCCGTGGTAGAATTTTCAAGGAGTCAGGGCATAGAGTTGTCTGGGAACACGATTCCACTCAGTAGTAACTCGGGAATCCCAAGCTTCACCTCGAAAGGGATGCTCCAAGAAGAGGTGAACTCCGAAATGAAAGGCCCTAGAGGCTTTCTGCCCAACTTTGACGTGTTCAATGAGCTCAACCAGAACAGAACCGACGATTGGGGCCTGCAGAATGTCGGATCGAGCTTTGAATCTCCTCAGCATTCGAATGCTCAAGGCCGTCTGGATGTTGCACCGTCCGTTTTAGTTCAACCGGGGTTCGCCTCTGATCATAGGAGTGGACATATCCGGGCTACATCCGTTAATAAGGCAGCTTTCTCGGCTGCCTCCAGCCTTAGCAACAGCACGAGCCTcgggcagcagcagcagcagctcacGTCATCACATGGCGATAACTCTCTAAGAATCAAGACGGAAAGACTACCCGACATGGGCTTTGGAAGCAGCCTCTTCCCCGATCAGTTCGGCCAGGAGGATCTCATGAGCGCGCTTCTCAAGCAGGTAAACTACGTATTCCACAAATCTTATGTGATAAAATTGATGAACTCTATAGTAGTAAGACGGTTTCTTACTTACAGCAGCAAGAAGGGCTGGTGCCGGTGGAAAACGAATTTGGCTTCGACGAATACCAGCTGGATAATCTCCCGGCTTAGCCTGCTCGTTCACTGCAGCTGATCGCTCGCGTTTTCAGATCTTTGTACATAGTGTCTGATGCTGACCATTTGTGATCAACGCCCGCGCCTTTCTTGCATAGAGACGTAATCTCGGGCTTCAATTCTTTTCAAATTCAGAACGCGGGAATCAACGGTCTGGATGAGTCGGGTGGATCGTCGAAAATCGGCATGGTATGCGAAGCGTACTTGCTAAATTTTGGTTGCTTTTAGGGTTAGGTGATTGTAGGGAATTGTTACAGCTGATTTTCCTGATTCATTGTGACAACACCTCAAACAGGTGGTGTGCGACGTCTTTGTCTGCGTTTCTGGGGGAAAAAATAGGATGATTTGTTATGGAGAAATGACTCACATAGCTAGATTTGTGGCATTATGGTAAATTCACACGGATCCGATTCGGAAATATGGTTTAGATCCACATGTTTGATTATGAATGTAAGTAACTTTGATGATTCTTTTTTTTGGAATATTTCTTAATCGATTTGGGTACTGTTACACAGCTTTGTCGTATTTTATTTGGAGAAATTTATTATTGTGAGTTGTGAATAATATGTTTATTTGCTCcaaaaattattctattttATGGTGGAAATATATACATTATTTGTTACAACACTAAAATTCTATAGATTATGCTCATTTTCTCATTCACAATTTTGCATAGTCTTATACAAATCAATCCCTTCATATCATTTCCTATCAAACAAATCTTGATTGCTTGTCAAACGTTCGTAAATAGTAATCCAATGTATGAACATTATGTTCATCTTGCCTCGGCAAAGTGGGTCCCTCGCCGCGATCTGCCTGGATGGCGTTGGGAGATCTTGGCGGGGAAGCATACATTACCGACACTTCTAATATGTCTCGTCGCATATTCTCTTGTATTTGAATGTATCGCTCCGCTCTTAGAGCCGTGATGTATAAGCCGGAGGCAAAGAAAACCGCCGCAAGACCTAGAAC includes these proteins:
- the LOC131021009 gene encoding two-component response regulator ARR2-like isoform X2, translating into MNLGVNSMSLTTSSASWKSGDAVSDQFPAGLRVLVVDDDPTCLRILEKMLRNCRYEVTKCSRAEVALKLLRDNKDGFDVVISDVHMPDMDGFKLLEHIGLEMDLPVIMMSADDSKSVVMKGVTHGACDYLIKPVRMEALKNIWQHVVRKKKYEWKEKDMEQSGSVEDGGERQQKPSDDADYSSSANEGNWRSSRKRKEEEDDGDDKDDSSTLKKPRVVWSVELHQQFVTAVNQLGIDKAVPKKILELMNVPGLTRENVASHLQKYRLYLRRLSGQPQNGLGNSFLGPQDGGFGSMSSLNGLDLQALASSGQIPAQSLATIQAAALSRVTNKSGISVPLVDQRNNIFSFDNPNIRFLDGQQHHNNGKQVNLLHGIPTNMDSKQLAAMHQSAQPFGNMHMNVHSQSGQSNSLLTQLVQPQSRTQMLNEVGSNQVLNLPSSVGQPGLSQAIPGSVFSRYGIDNVRAPTYASLSQPSSVVEFSRSQGIELSGNTIPLSSNSGIPSFTSKGMLQEEVNSEMKGPRGFLPNFDVFNELNQNRTDDWGLQNVGSSFESPQHSNAQGRLDVAPSVLVQPGFASDHRSGHIRATSVNKAAFSAASSLSNSTSLGQQQQQLTSSHGDNSLRIKTERLPDMGFGSSLFPDQFGQEDLMSALLKQQQEGLVPVENEFGFDEYQLDNLPA
- the LOC131021009 gene encoding two-component response regulator ARR2-like isoform X1 — its product is MNLGVNSMSLTTSSASWKSGDAVSDQFPAGLRVLVVDDDPTCLRILEKMLRNCRYEVTKCSRAEVALKLLRDNKDGFDVVISDVHMPDMDGFKLLEHIGLEMDLPVIMMSADDSKSVVMKGVTHGACDYLIKPVRMEALKNIWQHVVRKKKYEWKEKDMEQSGSVEDGGERQQKPSDDADYSSSANEGNWRSSRKRKEEEDDGDDKDDSSTLKKPRVVWSVELHQQFVTAVNQLGIDKAVPKKILELMNVPGLTRENVASHLQKYRLYLRRLSGQPQNGLGNSFLGPQDGGFGSMSSLNGLDLQALASSGQIPAQSLATIQAAALSRVTNKSGISVPLVDQRNNIFSFDNPNIRFLDGQQHHNNGKQVNLLHGIPTNMDSKQLAAMHQSAQPFGNMHMNVHSQSGQSNSLLTQLVQPQSRTQMLNEVGSNQVLNLPSSVGQPGLSQAIPGSVFSRYGIDNVRAPTYASLSQPSSVVEFSRSQGIELSGNTIPLSSNSGIPSFTSKGMLQEEVNSEMKGPRGFLPNFDVFNELNQNRTDDWGLQNVGSSFESPQHSNAQGRLDVAPSVLVQPGFASDHRSGHIRATSVNKAAFSAASSLSNSTSLGQQQQQLTSSHGDNSLRIKTERLPDMGFGSSLFPDQFGQEDLMSALLKQVNYVFHKSYVIKLMNSIVVRRFLTYSSKKGWCRWKTNLASTNTSWIISRLSLLVHCS
- the LOC131021009 gene encoding two-component response regulator ARR2-like isoform X3 encodes the protein MNLGVNSMSLTTSSASWKSGDAVSDQFPAGLRVLVVDDDPTCLRILEKMLRNCRYEVTKCSRAEVALKLLRDNKDGFDVVISDVHMPDMDGFKLLEHIGLEMDLPVIMMSADDSKSVVMKGVTHGACDYLIKPVRMEALKNIWQHVVRKKKYEWKEKDMEQSGSVEDGGERQQKPSDDADYSSSANEGNWRSSRKRKEEEDDGDDKDDSSTLKKPRVVWSVELHQQFVTAVNQLGIDKAVPKKILELMNVPGLTRENVASHLQKYRLYLRRLSGQPQNGLGNSFLGPQDGGFGSMSSLNGLDLQALASSGQIPAQSLATIQAAALSRVTNKSGISVPLVDQRNNIFSFDNPNIRFLDGQQHHNNGKQVNLLHGIPTNMDSKQLAAMHQSAQPFGNMHMNVHSQSGQSNSLLTQLVQPQSRTQMLNEVGSNQVLNLPSSVGQPGLSQAIPGSVFSRYGIDNVRAPTYASLSQPSSVVEFSRSQGIELSGNTIPLSSNSGIPSFTSKGMLQEEVNSEMKGPRGFLPNFDVFNELNQNRTDDWGLQNVGSSFESPQHSNAQGRLDVAPSVLVQPGFASDHRSGHIRATSVNKAAFSAASSLSNSTSLGQQQQQLTSSHGDNSLRIKTERLPDMGFGSSLFPDQFGQEDLMSALLKQQEGLVPVENEFGFDEYQLDNLPA